Proteins encoded together in one Anas acuta chromosome 10, bAnaAcu1.1, whole genome shotgun sequence window:
- the LOC137862058 gene encoding C-C motif chemokine 5-like: MLSTRPVLLLLLLLTFSQHCATALYTPTECCFDYAQKPVRIANIKSFYETSNDCALPAVVFVTAAGFKVCNNPQKPWVKKTLNKLRRKK, translated from the exons ATGCTCAGCACAAGACcagtcctgctgctcctgctgctcctcacctTCTCCCAGCACTGCGCCACAG CACTCTACACACCTACTGAATGCTGCTTCGATTATGCACAAAAACCTGTTCGGATTGCAAATATAAAGAGTTTCTACGAGACGTCCAACGACTGTGCCTTACCTGCAGTAGT GTTTGTGACTGCTGCTGGTTTCAAGGTCTGTAATAACCCTCAGAAGCCCTGGGTGAAGAAAACGCTAAATaagcttagaagaaaaaaatga